In a single window of the Ruminococcus albus 7 = DSM 20455 genome:
- a CDS encoding zinc ribbon domain-containing protein has product MNCPICGAPLGATDNECKNCGTRRAEMGPAYNNTGYGQQSSYGYGGNQGYGNYGMNGGGQGYGNYGMNGGGQGYGNYGMNSSFDSGSYTRKRSASIPTTKLISILITVIIILVSILGYQIKYNSPQTVSLGDITVTFPQKVEKKSSTIFGDVDAEDVTAYANRDMGFVYSKYDMSDLELGDGDEETYLNFMFPFMDAAMSSDSEIKGYEKKDQLGNHMRFYFTEDDTDWFCDMMIDFEGDSCYMYYAYCNKKKENKFISKFRKMYDSIEYDK; this is encoded by the coding sequence ATGAATTGTCCTATTTGCGGTGCCCCTTTGGGCGCAACAGACAACGAATGTAAAAACTGCGGTACAAGAAGAGCAGAAATGGGTCCTGCGTATAACAACACAGGATACGGTCAGCAGAGCAGCTATGGCTACGGCGGAAATCAGGGCTATGGCAATTACGGTATGAACGGCGGTGGTCAGGGTTACGGAAACTACGGTATGAATGGCGGCGGTCAGGGTTACGGTAACTATGGCATGAACTCGTCTTTTGACAGCGGCAGTTATACAAGAAAACGCTCGGCTTCTATACCGACCACCAAGCTGATAAGTATTCTCATTACTGTCATTATTATATTGGTATCCATTCTGGGTTATCAGATAAAGTATAATTCTCCGCAGACAGTAAGCTTAGGCGATATCACAGTAACTTTTCCGCAGAAAGTGGAAAAAAAGAGCAGTACGATATTCGGCGATGTAGATGCAGAGGATGTTACTGCGTATGCTAACAGGGATATGGGTTTCGTATATTCCAAGTATGATATGTCAGATCTTGAACTTGGTGACGGAGATGAGGAAACATACCTCAACTTTATGTTCCCGTTCATGGATGCAGCTATGAGCAGTGATAGTGAGATCAAAGGCTATGAGAAAAAAGATCAGCTTGGCAATCACATGAGATTTTATTTTACAGAAGACGATACAGATTGGTTCTGTGATATGATGATCGATTTCGAGGGTGATTCCTGTTATATGTATTATGCATACTGCAATAAGAAAAAAGAGAACAAGTTTATAAGCAAATTCAGGAAAATGTATGATTCGATAGAGTATGATAAATAA
- a CDS encoding polyribonucleotide nucleotidyltransferase: MFENARTFETTYAGRPVVVETGKTCGLANGSCWVRYGETVVMANVTASKKPREGVDFFPLSVDFEEKMYAVGRIPGSFTKREGKASDKAILTSRCVDRPIRPLFPKDMRNDVTVVMTVLAVDPDNSPEITGMIAAAIAISISDIPWNGPVASINVGYVDGELVLNPTLEQRAKNELNLTVAGSADKIVMIEAGANEIPDDLMLKAIETGHTEIKKMVEFIKGIQKEIGKPKFEFESMEVDHDLFDEIEAMVGEDVKKALDTDDKNIRDARMQPIYDAVHEKYDEQYPDQGAMLEEVLYKLQKKIVRNWLYEGKRVDGRGIDEIRPLAAEVGVLPRVHGSGIFTRGQTQVMTICTLGPVSDAQKLDGLDEETSKRYMHQYNFPSYSVGETRPSRGPGRREIGHGALAERALVPVLPSVDEFPYAIRCVSEVLSSNGSTSQGSICGSTLALMDAGVPIKEPVAGISCGLITKEDGSWMTMVDIQGLEDFYGDMDFKVGGTKNGITAIQVDIKVDGLTMDIIASAFEKTRKARMYILDEIMLKAIPEVRPEVSKWAPKMLSTKVPVDKIREVIGSGGKVIQKISAECDVKIDISEDGSVFVSGLDKEKAQQAINIINTIANDPEIGAIYKGKVVRIMNFGAFVEIAPGKDGLVHISKLDNQRVEKVEDVVSIGDEIVVKVMEIDDQGRINLSRKDALADLAKRAANKE, from the coding sequence ATGTTTGAGAACGCAAGGACTTTTGAGACCACTTATGCAGGCAGACCTGTAGTTGTAGAAACAGGCAAGACCTGCGGACTTGCAAACGGCTCATGCTGGGTAAGATACGGCGAGACCGTTGTAATGGCTAACGTTACAGCTTCCAAGAAGCCCAGAGAGGGTGTTGATTTCTTCCCTCTTTCCGTTGACTTCGAGGAGAAGATGTATGCAGTAGGCCGTATCCCCGGTTCTTTCACCAAGCGTGAGGGCAAGGCAAGTGATAAGGCTATACTGACTTCAAGATGTGTTGACAGACCTATCAGACCTCTGTTCCCCAAGGATATGAGAAACGATGTTACTGTTGTTATGACAGTACTGGCTGTTGATCCCGATAACTCACCTGAGATCACAGGTATGATCGCTGCTGCTATCGCTATCTCTATCTCCGATATCCCGTGGAACGGACCCGTTGCTTCTATCAACGTAGGCTACGTTGACGGCGAGCTGGTGCTGAACCCCACTCTGGAGCAGAGAGCTAAGAATGAACTGAACCTGACAGTTGCAGGTTCTGCAGATAAGATCGTTATGATCGAGGCAGGCGCTAATGAGATACCCGATGATCTGATGCTCAAGGCTATCGAAACAGGCCATACCGAGATCAAGAAGATGGTAGAGTTCATCAAGGGCATCCAGAAGGAGATCGGCAAGCCTAAGTTCGAGTTCGAGTCTATGGAAGTTGATCACGACCTCTTCGACGAGATCGAGGCTATGGTAGGCGAGGACGTTAAGAAGGCTCTCGATACCGATGACAAGAACATAAGAGATGCAAGAATGCAGCCTATATATGATGCAGTTCACGAGAAGTATGACGAGCAGTATCCCGATCAGGGCGCTATGCTCGAGGAAGTTCTCTACAAGCTGCAGAAGAAGATCGTTAGAAACTGGCTCTATGAGGGCAAGCGTGTTGACGGCAGAGGCATCGACGAGATCAGACCTCTCGCTGCTGAAGTAGGCGTACTGCCCAGAGTTCACGGTTCCGGTATCTTCACCAGAGGTCAGACACAGGTAATGACTATCTGTACTCTCGGCCCTGTTTCCGATGCACAGAAGCTTGACGGTCTTGACGAAGAGACCAGCAAGAGATATATGCACCAGTACAACTTCCCCAGCTACTCTGTTGGTGAAACTAGACCTTCAAGAGGCCCCGGAAGACGTGAGATCGGTCACGGCGCACTGGCTGAGAGAGCTCTCGTTCCCGTACTGCCCAGCGTTGATGAATTCCCCTACGCTATCAGATGCGTATCTGAGGTCCTTTCTTCCAACGGTTCTACTTCTCAGGGCTCTATCTGCGGTTCTACCCTCGCTCTGATGGACGCAGGTGTTCCAATAAAGGAACCCGTTGCAGGTATCTCCTGCGGCCTTATCACCAAGGAAGACGGCAGCTGGATGACAATGGTAGATATCCAGGGTCTTGAAGACTTCTACGGCGATATGGACTTCAAGGTAGGCGGTACCAAGAACGGTATCACCGCTATACAGGTAGATATCAAGGTAGACGGTCTGACTATGGATATCATCGCAAGCGCATTCGAGAAGACCAGAAAAGCAAGAATGTATATCCTTGATGAGATCATGCTCAAGGCTATCCCCGAGGTTAGACCCGAGGTCAGCAAGTGGGCACCCAAGATGCTCTCCACCAAGGTTCCTGTTGATAAGATCAGAGAAGTTATCGGTTCAGGCGGAAAGGTCATCCAGAAGATCTCCGCTGAGTGTGATGTCAAGATCGATATCTCCGAGGACGGAAGTGTATTCGTTTCAGGTCTTGATAAGGAGAAGGCACAGCAGGCTATCAATATCATCAATACTATCGCAAACGATCCCGAGATCGGTGCTATATACAAGGGCAAGGTAGTTCGTATAATGAACTTCGGCGCATTTGTTGAGATCGCTCCCGGCAAGGATGGTCTGGTACATATCTCCAAGCTGGACAATCAGAGAGTCGAGAAGGTTGAGGATGTTGTTTCCATTGGCGACGAGATCGTTGTAAAGGTAATGGAGATCGACGATCAGGGCAGGATCAATCTGTCAAGAAAGGACGCTCTCGCTGACCTTGCAAAGAGAGCTGCCAACAAGGAATAA
- the spoIVA gene encoding stage IV sporulation protein A: MSRDIYTDIARRTGGDIYIGVAGPVRTGKSTFIKRFMEKLVIPNISSEYRRERAQDELPQSAGGRTIMTTEPKFIPEEAVNVSLEGGASFNVRLIDCVGYIIPSAQGYIEEEAPRMVMTPWFDTEIPFNMAAEVGTRKVITEHSTIGLVITADGSFTDLPRDEYEEAEERVINELKAAGKPFAVLLNTEDPDSDEARQLCKQLSEKYSTDVMAVNCTELEDEDIMGIMANVLYSFPVREIGIAMPGWINTLGRGHWLKEAVFAHIREAAEGVETLRQISACADTIGGCEYIESCSVRSIDAGSGSAVISAELSGGLFYRVIGEATGIEINGENELLPRILELVEIRRKFAKYKDAITQMESTGYGIVMPGPDELTMEGPEIIRQGGKYGIRLKAQAPAVHLIRTEINTEVAPIVGSEKQSEELVMYMMSDFEKEPDKIWGSNIFGKSLHELVSEGLYTKLSKLPDDARMRLKETVERMINEGCSGLICLIL; this comes from the coding sequence GTGAGCAGGGATATATATACAGACATAGCCCGCAGAACGGGCGGAGATATCTATATAGGCGTGGCAGGACCCGTGAGAACGGGCAAATCCACATTCATAAAACGGTTCATGGAAAAACTGGTTATACCCAATATCAGCAGTGAGTACCGCAGAGAAAGGGCGCAGGACGAACTTCCCCAATCCGCAGGGGGACGTACTATCATGACCACCGAACCTAAATTCATACCCGAAGAAGCGGTGAATGTATCGCTGGAAGGCGGAGCCAGCTTCAATGTGCGGCTCATCGACTGTGTGGGTTATATAATTCCCTCGGCACAGGGGTATATCGAGGAAGAAGCTCCGCGTATGGTGATGACTCCCTGGTTCGATACCGAGATACCTTTCAATATGGCGGCAGAGGTCGGCACCCGCAAGGTGATAACTGAGCATTCCACTATAGGTCTTGTGATCACCGCAGACGGAAGCTTTACCGATCTCCCACGTGATGAATACGAAGAAGCCGAGGAGAGGGTCATAAACGAACTCAAAGCTGCAGGAAAACCATTTGCGGTCCTGCTGAACACCGAAGACCCTGACAGTGATGAAGCCCGACAGCTTTGTAAACAGCTGAGTGAAAAATACAGCACCGATGTCATGGCGGTAAACTGCACCGAGCTTGAAGATGAAGATATAATGGGCATAATGGCAAATGTGCTGTATTCATTCCCTGTTCGGGAGATAGGTATAGCCATGCCGGGCTGGATAAACACCCTTGGCAGGGGGCACTGGCTGAAAGAAGCTGTATTTGCTCATATACGTGAAGCCGCCGAGGGCGTTGAAACACTCAGGCAGATATCCGCGTGTGCTGATACTATCGGCGGATGTGAGTATATAGAAAGCTGTTCTGTCAGATCCATAGATGCAGGAAGCGGTTCGGCTGTCATATCAGCAGAACTTTCCGGCGGACTATTCTACCGCGTGATAGGCGAGGCAACAGGTATTGAGATAAACGGAGAGAACGAACTTCTGCCGCGTATACTGGAACTGGTGGAGATACGCAGGAAGTTTGCAAAGTACAAAGATGCGATCACACAGATGGAGAGCACAGGGTATGGCATAGTCATGCCCGGACCCGATGAACTCACTATGGAAGGACCCGAGATAATAAGACAGGGCGGCAAGTACGGGATACGACTGAAGGCGCAGGCCCCTGCCGTTCATCTGATACGTACTGAGATTAATACCGAGGTAGCACCCATAGTCGGATCGGAAAAGCAATCCGAGGAGCTGGTTATGTACATGATGAGCGATTTTGAGAAGGAGCCCGATAAGATATGGGGCTCAAATATCTTCGGAAAATCACTGCATGAGCTTGTGAGCGAGGGGCTTTACACAAAGCTTTCAAAACTGCCCGATGATGCACGTATGCGCCTTAAAGAAACGGTGGAGCGCATGATAAATGAGGGCTGTTCGGGACTTATATGCCTTATACTCTGA
- a CDS encoding AAA family ATPase yields the protein MSYENYTETGRKVLRRAAVLAGERGHTYVGSEHLLLALVSCCGAAEAVLKRYGVTAERVCDEMDDLIGRGTPCMTPETAQTENVRKALEAAERLGGKSVGSEHILSGLMRCRDSCAMQILRRLNAEERRIASDCLTGAGSCISRRDQPHLKSLSRYGTELTDPAVCLGFDPLIGRDDELRLVMEILCRRRKNDPCLVGDAGVGKTALAEGLAVKIISGSVPPQLADKRIFALDITLLLAGAKYRGDFEERLRACLDEASLAGNVILFIDELHNIMGAGAAEGAIDAANILKPDLARGRIQIIGATTPEEYRRTIEKDAAMDRRFCRVDISEPDEDTAYRILVGLKGRLEDHHEVSIPEEVCRSAVELSGRYMKHKHFPDKALELLDGACSAAGLAAGEDRTPERAFEKYLAGEIDRGGYLDAISKAHRRTVLTRDILEQTVSRCTGIVCTCADTDEREALRHLEEKLNSTVIGQERAVAAVSRAVRRRRLGLERGGRPVGSFVFAGPAGVGKTMLARELSALLYGSDSLIRLDMSEYMEPHSVAKLIGAPAGYVGYEDGGRLVELIRRRPCGVLLFDEIEKAHRDVFGVLLQMLEEGVITDSAGRTAELSELTVILTTNAGAAELADRKHAGFFSHDGESCRRDIGQAVKKVLSPELINRMDDIIVFEPPCIETLRRIAGMELAKLSERAAKLGYTLEISRECENYAAEKCLSSGGSARDIRRFVEQDAEDILCDSILAGCGRELRLAVKNGRPVIFAADMSGAK from the coding sequence ATGAGCTATGAGAACTATACTGAAACGGGCAGGAAAGTCCTGCGGAGGGCTGCTGTGCTGGCAGGTGAACGCGGTCATACTTATGTGGGCAGTGAGCATCTGCTGCTTGCGCTTGTAAGCTGTTGCGGTGCGGCGGAGGCTGTGCTGAAAAGGTACGGCGTTACTGCTGAACGGGTATGTGATGAAATGGATGATCTTATCGGCAGGGGCACTCCCTGTATGACACCCGAAACTGCACAGACCGAAAATGTACGCAAAGCGCTGGAGGCTGCGGAACGTCTGGGAGGAAAAAGCGTTGGCAGTGAGCATATACTGTCAGGGCTTATGCGCTGCAGGGACAGCTGCGCCATGCAGATACTCCGCAGGCTCAATGCCGAGGAGCGCAGGATAGCATCTGACTGCCTGACCGGTGCCGGAAGCTGTATCTCCCGAAGAGATCAGCCTCACCTTAAATCACTTTCACGCTATGGTACCGAGCTGACCGACCCTGCAGTGTGTCTTGGATTTGATCCGCTTATAGGCAGGGATGATGAGCTCCGCCTTGTTATGGAGATACTCTGCCGCCGCCGCAAGAACGACCCGTGTCTTGTAGGTGATGCAGGTGTAGGCAAAACAGCACTGGCTGAGGGGCTTGCCGTAAAGATAATATCAGGCAGCGTACCGCCTCAGCTGGCAGATAAGCGCATATTCGCACTGGATATAACTCTTCTGCTTGCGGGCGCAAAGTACCGCGGAGATTTTGAAGAACGTCTGAGAGCCTGCCTTGATGAAGCTTCGCTGGCAGGAAATGTTATCCTTTTTATAGATGAACTCCACAATATCATGGGCGCAGGTGCGGCAGAGGGTGCCATAGATGCCGCTAATATACTGAAACCCGACCTTGCACGCGGAAGAATACAGATAATAGGCGCGACAACTCCCGAGGAATACCGCCGCACCATAGAAAAGGATGCTGCTATGGACAGGCGCTTCTGCAGGGTGGATATAAGCGAACCGGATGAGGATACCGCTTACAGGATACTCGTGGGGCTGAAGGGAAGACTGGAGGATCATCACGAGGTCAGTATACCCGAGGAAGTATGCCGCAGTGCGGTGGAACTCAGCGGACGCTATATGAAGCATAAACATTTCCCGGATAAAGCACTGGAGCTCCTTGACGGTGCCTGCAGTGCGGCAGGGCTGGCAGCAGGTGAAGACCGTACCCCCGAGCGTGCCTTTGAAAAGTATCTCGCGGGTGAGATCGACAGAGGCGGATATCTCGATGCGATATCAAAAGCACACAGGCGCACCGTTCTGACCCGTGATATACTGGAACAGACCGTCAGCAGATGTACCGGTATCGTATGTACCTGTGCCGATACAGATGAACGTGAGGCTCTCAGACATCTGGAGGAAAAACTCAACAGTACCGTCATAGGTCAGGAAAGGGCAGTAGCGGCAGTGTCCCGCGCCGTAAGGCGGCGCAGACTGGGGCTTGAAAGGGGAGGCAGACCAGTGGGGAGCTTCGTGTTCGCAGGTCCGGCAGGCGTTGGCAAGACCATGCTCGCAAGAGAACTCTCAGCTCTGCTTTACGGCAGTGACAGCCTTATACGTCTGGATATGAGCGAGTATATGGAACCCCACAGCGTCGCAAAGCTGATAGGTGCACCTGCAGGATATGTGGGTTATGAGGACGGCGGCAGACTGGTTGAACTTATCCGCCGCCGTCCCTGCGGAGTGCTTCTCTTCGATGAAATAGAAAAGGCTCACAGGGATGTTTTCGGTGTTCTGCTGCAAATGCTGGAGGAGGGTGTCATTACCGACAGCGCAGGCAGAACGGCAGAGTTGTCAGAACTGACAGTGATACTCACCACAAATGCAGGTGCGGCAGAACTGGCAGACAGAAAGCACGCAGGCTTTTTCAGCCATGACGGAGAAAGCTGCAGGCGCGATATCGGGCAGGCGGTGAAAAAAGTCCTCTCTCCCGAACTGATAAACCGCATGGATGATATCATCGTATTTGAACCGCCCTGTATCGAAACTTTGCGCCGTATCGCAGGTATGGAACTTGCTAAACTTTCGGAGCGTGCCGCGAAGCTGGGCTATACCCTGGAGATATCCCGCGAATGTGAAAACTATGCCGCTGAAAAGTGTCTTTCCTCAGGCGGCTCTGCCCGTGATATCCGCCGATTTGTCGAGCAGGATGCCGAGGACATCCTCTGTGACAGCATACTTGCAGGCTGCGGCAGGGAACTTCGTCTTGCTGTTAAAAACGGCAGGCCTGTTATATTTGCAGCCGATATGTCGGGGGCAAAATAG
- the rpsO gene encoding 30S ribosomal protein S15, with translation MLRKDEKTAVIEANRTHDTDTGSPEVQIAILTRRISDLTEHLKVHKKDNHSRRGMYKMIGKRRNLLNYLKKNDIERYRAVIDKLGIRK, from the coding sequence ATGCTGAGAAAAGACGAAAAGACAGCCGTTATAGAGGCTAACAGAACACATGACACCGACACAGGTTCCCCTGAGGTACAGATCGCTATACTGACAAGAAGGATCAGCGACCTGACAGAACACCTGAAGGTGCACAAGAAGGATAACCACTCCAGAAGAGGTATGTACAAGATGATCGGTAAGAGAAGAAACCTTCTCAACTACCTGAAGAAGAACGACATCGAGAGATACAGAGCCGTTATCGATAAGCTGGGTATCCGTAAGTAA
- a CDS encoding ComEC/Rec2 family competence protein → MLKRFLCIGTAVLTALLSACTANKDKIDISEIGEGLTIYSFSAGKADAELIYSEDWAVLIDCGEKGFGKEIVAYMEENGIKKLDYLIITHFDKDHVGGAAKVLKECEVGTVLQSNSPKEGNEYENYLEALDKKGMTAQTVREVLNFTLGEATFTVDPPAQEVYDKDPSNNSSLITSVTLGDVDMLFAGDAENERLAEFNANNDKVYRFVKVPYHGHWQKQLKPFAEKIKADIAVITCSDEEPEDEETVSLFKKCGAEVFLTRKNAVIAKCDGKNIAAEYEK, encoded by the coding sequence ATGCTTAAAAGATTTCTCTGCATCGGTACTGCTGTCCTGACAGCGCTGCTGTCAGCGTGTACGGCAAATAAAGATAAGATCGATATCAGCGAGATAGGTGAAGGTCTGACTATATATAGTTTCAGTGCCGGCAAGGCTGATGCCGAACTCATATACAGTGAAGACTGGGCAGTGCTCATCGACTGCGGTGAAAAGGGCTTCGGCAAAGAGATAGTCGCCTATATGGAAGAAAATGGTATCAAAAAACTCGATTATCTCATAATCACCCATTTTGATAAGGACCATGTTGGCGGCGCTGCAAAGGTGCTTAAAGAATGTGAGGTAGGGACAGTGCTGCAAAGCAACTCCCCGAAGGAAGGTAATGAGTACGAAAACTATCTTGAAGCACTGGATAAAAAAGGCATGACCGCGCAGACGGTTCGTGAGGTGCTGAACTTCACTCTGGGGGAAGCAACTTTCACCGTAGACCCGCCTGCACAGGAAGTCTATGACAAAGACCCCAGCAATAATTCCTCCCTGATAACATCGGTGACACTGGGCGATGTGGATATGCTCTTTGCAGGTGATGCCGAAAATGAAAGGCTTGCAGAGTTCAATGCGAACAACGATAAAGTCTACCGATTTGTCAAAGTGCCCTATCACGGTCACTGGCAGAAGCAGTTAAAACCCTTTGCCGAAAAGATCAAAGCGGATATCGCCGTCATTACCTGCTCCGATGAAGAACCCGAGGATGAGGAAACGGTTTCGCTTTTTAAAAAATGCGGTGCAGAGGTGTTCCTGACCAGGAAGAATGCGGTCATAGCCAAATGCGACGGAAAGAATATCGCAGCGGAATATGAGAAGTGA
- a CDS encoding DUF3794 domain-containing protein, producing the protein MNDELRLISDTVCVTEKALDRTEELPLERDIVLPDYYPDVFRILRCTAEPQLTSQSVSDGRLAFDITVTVRVLYLTEGSGRINCIEQNAEISRTLDIEGECSSPEVMIDLNCLRLSCRAKGSRRIDVRGTLCASVKVCCQREKTVVTGGSGCGIQLRKQTVTYPVKRLYASKRITVIQQTSLPDDKPSVGTVLRTGCSVTRTEQRIVAGKLAVKGEAELEALCTCIDKTGADRVQDLRFTLPFSRMIDMEGLDDSYRVSVRVKPSGCSITAGGGEDNTVEWELELDVFCTAEKSGAGVGVTDAYSTEYDCLPDEIVEISSDSGDEKHISCISECTLAAPDGTVGAVYDHYASCTRPTIRKDGNTFRISGGVTCSVMGEGSEGGIFCIEGQSTYEAEAAVPEESSESTLEAYAETAGCSYYLGDGGTIRVRTDVRVVYKLNGGSGTKLVSSVILNKDKPATRDSSCTLRLCRCGENEDIWDIAKRCRTTVEAVREDNGLPDGADSIDDGRMIVIRG; encoded by the coding sequence ATGAACGATGAACTCAGACTTATATCAGACACTGTGTGCGTGACCGAAAAAGCCCTTGACCGCACTGAGGAACTGCCGCTGGAACGGGATATAGTTCTGCCTGATTATTATCCTGATGTTTTCAGGATACTCAGGTGTACTGCAGAACCTCAGCTCACATCCCAGAGCGTGAGCGACGGGAGACTGGCATTTGATATCACCGTTACCGTGAGGGTGCTGTACCTTACCGAGGGAAGCGGCCGCATAAACTGCATAGAGCAGAATGCGGAGATCAGCCGTACCCTGGATATAGAAGGTGAATGCAGTTCGCCCGAGGTAATGATAGACCTTAACTGCCTGCGGCTGTCCTGTCGGGCAAAGGGCAGCAGACGGATAGATGTGCGGGGTACTTTATGCGCATCGGTAAAGGTGTGCTGTCAGCGGGAAAAAACTGTTGTTACAGGCGGCAGCGGCTGCGGAATACAGCTGCGTAAGCAGACGGTCACCTATCCTGTTAAAAGGCTGTATGCATCAAAGCGAATAACAGTTATCCAGCAGACCTCCCTCCCTGATGATAAGCCCTCTGTCGGAACAGTGCTTCGCACAGGCTGCTCAGTAACAAGGACAGAGCAGCGTATAGTGGCGGGAAAGCTAGCGGTAAAGGGAGAAGCCGAGCTGGAAGCACTGTGTACCTGTATAGATAAAACAGGCGCTGACCGTGTGCAGGATCTTCGTTTTACCCTGCCCTTCAGCCGTATGATAGATATGGAAGGTCTTGATGACAGCTACAGGGTCAGTGTCAGGGTCAAGCCATCGGGCTGCAGTATTACGGCGGGCGGCGGAGAGGATAATACCGTGGAGTGGGAACTGGAACTTGATGTCTTTTGTACGGCAGAGAAATCGGGGGCAGGTGTCGGTGTGACTGATGCATACTCCACCGAGTATGATTGTCTTCCGGATGAGATAGTTGAGATATCTTCAGACAGCGGAGATGAAAAGCATATATCCTGTATATCCGAATGCACCCTTGCCGCACCTGACGGCACAGTCGGCGCTGTGTATGACCACTATGCATCATGCACACGTCCTACCATAAGAAAGGACGGGAATACCTTTCGCATATCCGGCGGAGTGACCTGCTCAGTCATGGGAGAGGGCAGTGAAGGCGGTATCTTCTGTATAGAGGGACAGAGTACATACGAAGCCGAAGCGGCTGTTCCCGAAGAAAGCAGTGAAAGTACACTTGAAGCCTATGCTGAAACAGCAGGCTGTTCGTATTATCTCGGTGACGGCGGTACTATCAGGGTCAGGACGGATGTGCGCGTAGTTTATAAGCTGAACGGCGGAAGCGGCACAAAGCTGGTAAGCAGCGTTATACTTAATAAGGATAAGCCGGCGACCCGTGACAGCAGCTGTACACTGAGATTGTGCAGGTGCGGTGAGAATGAGGATATATGGGATATAGCCAAGCGCTGCCGTACAACAGTTGAAGCTGTCAGAGAGGACAACGGACTTCCTGACGGTGCTGACAGTATAGACGACGGCAGGATGATAGTTATCAGAGGGTAA
- a CDS encoding D-alanyl-D-alanine carboxypeptidase family protein, protein MKKKLRVIAALLCAALIFADMGSFTASALSFVPTTVDADGERSEVKLYSDCVYMVNMDSGEVVVDINSEKEVPPASLTKLMTAVVLLDELGGDESTLRNKMMSAGTEAFDELYDTGAATADIQPNESVSAYDLLAALLIPSACEAANIIAINVGENISGFVDMMNAKVSELGLKHTHFSNAHGLFTQQNYSTAKDISTICRYALDKYPVFEELVGSPSFTMAPTDFHPEGTYIASTDYMINEYTKYYYAKCRGIKTGTTESAGRCFASYAVSDGVRYLVVTMGAPMEKLAEDVKKGEADPESVYADDVVYYSFIDHINLYEWAFDTLVQKDFINESSEVRDVKVGYGKKQDYANLKPANGYSRMWPVNIPIEDVEKRITVRDNIVAPVEKGDVLGTMELIYKGEVLAVIDLISTTKVERSPVKERARITKAYFGSKLFKVTGSIVLLCIGAYCVFCFLLAQRKYLRGLNPGPESGNDDTDSEE, encoded by the coding sequence ATGAAGAAGAAACTACGTGTGATAGCAGCGCTGCTCTGTGCGGCACTGATATTTGCGGATATGGGCAGCTTTACAGCGTCAGCGCTGAGCTTTGTGCCGACTACAGTCGATGCCGACGGTGAGCGCAGTGAAGTGAAGCTTTATTCCGATTGTGTTTATATGGTAAATATGGATTCGGGCGAAGTGGTTGTGGATATCAACAGCGAAAAGGAAGTACCGCCTGCATCCCTGACAAAGCTTATGACAGCCGTGGTGCTGCTGGACGAGCTTGGCGGTGATGAAAGCACCCTGAGAAATAAAATGATGTCCGCAGGCACCGAGGCTTTTGACGAACTTTATGATACGGGTGCGGCTACTGCGGATATCCAGCCCAACGAGAGTGTCAGCGCTTATGATCTGCTGGCAGCACTGCTGATACCCTCAGCCTGTGAGGCTGCCAATATAATAGCGATAAACGTCGGGGAAAATATATCGGGATTTGTCGATATGATGAATGCGAAGGTATCCGAACTGGGTCTGAAGCACACCCATTTCTCAAATGCCCACGGCCTGTTTACCCAGCAGAATTATTCCACCGCAAAGGATATCTCTACGATATGCAGATACGCCCTTGATAAATACCCTGTCTTTGAGGAACTTGTAGGCAGTCCCTCATTCACCATGGCGCCTACGGATTTCCACCCCGAGGGCACGTATATCGCCAGCACAGACTATATGATAAATGAGTACACAAAGTACTATTATGCAAAATGCCGCGGCATAAAAACAGGTACCACCGAATCTGCGGGACGCTGCTTTGCCAGCTATGCTGTAAGCGACGGTGTAAGGTATCTGGTGGTGACAATGGGTGCACCTATGGAAAAACTGGCAGAAGATGTAAAAAAAGGCGAGGCTGATCCTGAATCCGTATATGCGGATGATGTGGTGTATTACAGCTTCATCGACCATATAAATCTGTATGAATGGGCATTCGATACCCTTGTACAGAAGGATTTCATCAATGAATCCAGTGAGGTCAGGGACGTTAAGGTAGGCTACGGCAAAAAGCAGGATTATGCCAATCTCAAACCCGCAAACGGCTACAGCCGTATGTGGCCTGTAAACATCCCTATAGAAGATGTTGAAAAAAGGATAACCGTTAGGGATAACATTGTCGCACCTGTTGAAAAGGGCGATGTCCTCGGAACGATGGAACTTATCTATAAGGGTGAGGTACTTGCGGTGATAGACCTTATATCCACCACGAAGGTAGAACGCTCACCGGTCAAGGAAAGAGCCAGGATCACAAAGGCTTATTTCGGTTCAAAACTGTTCAAGGTGACAGGCAGCATCGTACTTCTTTGCATAGGGGCATATTGCGTGTTCTGCTTCCTGCTGGCACAGAGAAAGTATCTGCGAGGTCTGAATCCCGGTCCTGAAAGCGGAAACGATGATACGGATAGTGAGGAGTAA